One genomic region from Halococcus qingdaonensis encodes:
- a CDS encoding ABC transporter permease: MSDFQRFLVKRTAIAAVLTLVAISVIFVILRLLPGSPFETLITTGNLTPEQAQEIIAAYGLNEPILQQYIKYVENLLTFQFGYSIRRSQPVWAILGPRLLNTLLLLIPALITTAVLSSLLGMYAGWNRGSITEKLSIVVTTFLRSTPVFITAIFLLIVFGYQLGLVPTFGMRSLTASPDGLIETYLSVDFLHHYVLPFTVAVLFYSGDFLLLARNGVVEKKGSAFLKLHEAKGLTEVEQLLRAGRNSLLPIITYFALRLGMVFQGLILLEVVFAWPGIGRLLVVAIRQQDYPLIQAAVFIMALAVIVMNLVADSLYEYLDPTVSTTGGGT; the protein is encoded by the coding sequence ATGAGTGATTTCCAGCGGTTCCTGGTCAAACGGACCGCGATCGCGGCGGTGTTGACCCTCGTCGCCATCTCGGTGATCTTCGTGATCCTCCGACTGTTGCCGGGTTCGCCGTTCGAGACGCTGATCACGACCGGCAATCTCACGCCCGAGCAGGCACAGGAGATCATCGCGGCCTACGGGCTAAACGAGCCGATTCTCCAGCAGTACATCAAATACGTCGAGAACCTGTTGACCTTCCAGTTCGGCTACTCCATACGCCGGAGCCAGCCGGTCTGGGCGATCCTCGGGCCGCGACTGTTGAACACGCTACTGTTGCTCATCCCGGCGCTGATCACGACCGCCGTTCTGAGCAGCCTGCTCGGGATGTACGCCGGCTGGAACCGCGGCTCGATAACCGAGAAGCTCAGCATCGTCGTGACGACGTTCCTCCGGTCGACGCCGGTGTTCATCACGGCGATCTTCCTGCTGATCGTCTTCGGCTATCAGCTCGGGCTCGTCCCGACGTTCGGGATGCGGAGCCTGACGGCCTCGCCCGACGGACTGATCGAGACCTACCTCTCGGTCGATTTCCTGCATCACTACGTCCTGCCGTTCACCGTGGCAGTCCTGTTCTACAGCGGTGATTTCCTGTTGCTCGCGCGCAACGGCGTCGTCGAGAAGAAGGGATCGGCGTTCCTCAAACTCCACGAGGCGAAGGGTCTCACCGAAGTTGAGCAGCTTCTCCGTGCCGGCCGGAACTCGCTGCTGCCCATCATCACCTACTTCGCGCTCAGACTGGGGATGGTGTTCCAGGGGCTCATCCTGCTCGAAGTCGTCTTCGCGTGGCCCGGCATCGGCCGGCTGCTCGTCGTCGCCATCCGCCAACAGGACTACCCGCTGATCCAGGCGGCCGTGTTCATCATGGCGCTCGCGGTCATCGTGATGAACCTCGTCGCCGATAGCCTCTACGAGTATCTCGATCCGACCGTCTCGACGACCGGGGGTGGTACATGA
- a CDS encoding ABC transporter permease: MSTGSASVRERLVGRYGWIVDQLRFLAGDRLALGGAVVIALFGFLGLFGPLLAPHDPVAYSARTASGSIAVLDAPNLDSWFGTTAFGKDVFSQFLAGARPTLIVGLVGGIGTGVIGFLVGLTSGYFGGYVDELLMRLTDLTFSLPLTPMALLLLTFVRPNVWLIALIIMLFLWKMPARVVRSEVLAVKNRTFVRSARASGAGHLRTMFYHIAPNVLATGFLYTAYGIAWSISLQASLAFLGFGDPTATSWGRMLRQVFASGAIRVAWWWVLPPAIGIAAVTTSVFLIGRRYEERINPEIQSSQ, translated from the coding sequence ATGAGCACCGGCTCGGCCTCCGTTCGCGAGCGTCTCGTGGGTCGGTACGGCTGGATCGTCGATCAGCTCCGCTTTCTCGCCGGCGACCGGCTCGCCCTCGGTGGTGCGGTCGTCATCGCGCTGTTCGGCTTTCTCGGACTGTTCGGCCCGCTGCTCGCGCCACACGATCCCGTCGCGTACAGCGCCCGGACGGCAAGCGGTTCGATCGCGGTGCTCGACGCCCCGAATCTCGACTCCTGGTTCGGCACCACCGCCTTCGGCAAGGACGTGTTCAGCCAGTTCCTCGCGGGGGCGCGGCCGACGCTCATCGTCGGACTGGTCGGTGGCATCGGCACCGGCGTCATCGGCTTCCTCGTCGGGCTGACGAGCGGCTACTTCGGCGGCTACGTCGACGAGCTGCTGATGCGGCTGACGGATCTGACGTTCTCGCTGCCGTTGACGCCGATGGCGCTGCTGTTGCTGACGTTCGTCAGGCCGAACGTCTGGCTCATCGCGCTCATCATCATGCTGTTCCTCTGGAAGATGCCCGCGCGGGTCGTCCGATCGGAGGTGCTCGCGGTCAAAAATCGGACGTTCGTCAGATCGGCGCGCGCGAGCGGGGCCGGCCACCTGCGGACGATGTTCTACCACATCGCTCCGAACGTGCTCGCCACGGGCTTCCTGTATACGGCCTACGGGATCGCGTGGTCGATCTCGCTCCAGGCCAGCCTCGCGTTTCTCGGCTTCGGCGATCCGACCGCGACGAGCTGGGGGCGGATGCTTCGGCAGGTGTTCGCTTCCGGCGCGATCCGGGTCGCGTGGTGGTGGGTGCTGCCGCCCGCCATCGGTATCGCCGCCGTCACGACATCGGTGTTCCTCATCGGCCGACGGTACGAGGAACGAATCAACCCCGAAATTCAATCCAGCCAATGA
- a CDS encoding helix-turn-helix domain-containing protein → MEKLGSRVDGVRSIELDNAFYIEDGKWIESLTISSTTDFDPHDAIADIWGVRMFYTHEIPTGPSDIVVRRLTLVANESYPFILGLVLRREAIPNRIVLQGNEFEAVVTARNWESFRALADDLEESLGAFELQSVSQIENPGEPLDGGRITEFVTTKLADEQLAVLETAYELGYFDVPRTASTNEIAEALDVSQSTASERLRVAERNLLALLYGSRE, encoded by the coding sequence ATGGAAAAGCTCGGCTCTCGCGTCGACGGCGTCCGTAGCATCGAGCTCGACAACGCCTTCTACATCGAGGACGGGAAGTGGATCGAATCGCTCACCATATCCTCGACGACTGATTTCGATCCCCACGACGCCATCGCGGACATCTGGGGCGTGCGGATGTTCTACACGCACGAAATTCCGACCGGGCCGTCCGATATCGTCGTCCGTCGGCTCACGCTCGTCGCCAACGAGTCGTATCCGTTCATCCTCGGACTGGTGCTGCGCCGCGAGGCGATCCCGAACCGGATCGTTCTCCAGGGGAACGAGTTCGAGGCCGTCGTGACCGCGCGGAACTGGGAGTCGTTTCGGGCGCTCGCCGACGATCTCGAAGAATCACTGGGTGCGTTCGAGCTGCAGAGCGTGAGTCAAATAGAGAACCCCGGCGAGCCGCTGGACGGTGGCCGAATAACCGAGTTCGTCACGACGAAGCTCGCGGACGAACAGCTCGCGGTGCTCGAAACCGCCTACGAACTGGGCTATTTCGACGTTCCGCGAACGGCGTCGACGAACGAGATCGCCGAGGCGCTGGACGTCTCCCAGTCGACAGCCAGCGAGCGACTGCGGGTCGCAGAACGAAACCTCCTCGCGCTGCTCTACGGCTCACGCGAGTAG
- a CDS encoding dipeptide ABC transporter ATP-binding protein — protein MTLLDITDLTVTYSADDETIHAVNGISFSIDEGVNYGLAGESGSGKSTAAEAILGLLADNGTVESGTIEFKGTELTALSTEQRRDVLWEEIAYIPQSAMDSLDPVMTTGAQIRQAIQKHRNVSSAKARDRVRELFERVGLDPNRIDDYPHEFSGGMRQRVTIAMALALDPELIIADEPTTGLDVIVQDRIVDTILDIQERIDSSLLLITHDIGVIAETCDELSLLYGGKVMEQGSVESVLINPANPYTMGLKNSFPSVDDTDENPVSIPGSPPNLTEDPSSCVFVDRCPFATEECEASHPDVVDLPNRNQRSACHHVQQAARMRRDAIDPATWGITEDEATTAETDETLLEANGLEKHYDQSQPLMARLRGEERAHVRAVDGVSLDVQRSEILGVAGESGCGKSTLGETIALLEEPTDGEISFDGKSFEEYRDGEMKKFRRKMQFVFQDPYDALNPRQRVRELVGEPLTIHDYRTDEREQAIVETLERVGLTPAAEFLDQYPHELSGGQRQRVAIARALVLDPDFLICDEPASMLDVSLKVNLLNLLRELATEAGIGIIYISHDLASLTQVSDRLAIMYLGRIVEMGGTGAVVSAPKHPYTNALLSASPEKDPSVDRNRVLLDGEPPDPVDLPQGCAFAPRCPKASEECRESEPSADETADGGHTAACYYPEDEAQYSSIDEAFESATRGESTGD, from the coding sequence ATGACACTGCTCGACATCACCGATCTCACGGTCACGTACAGCGCCGACGACGAGACCATCCACGCGGTCAACGGCATCTCGTTCAGCATCGACGAGGGCGTCAACTACGGCCTCGCCGGCGAGTCCGGTTCCGGGAAATCGACGGCCGCCGAGGCGATCCTCGGTCTGCTCGCCGACAACGGAACCGTCGAATCCGGCACGATCGAGTTCAAGGGAACGGAGCTGACGGCGCTCTCGACCGAACAACGCCGCGACGTCCTCTGGGAGGAGATCGCCTACATCCCACAGAGTGCGATGGATTCGCTCGATCCCGTGATGACGACGGGTGCACAGATCAGACAGGCGATCCAGAAACACCGCAACGTCTCGTCGGCGAAGGCACGTGATCGCGTTCGGGAACTGTTCGAACGCGTCGGGCTCGATCCGAACCGCATCGACGACTATCCTCATGAGTTCTCCGGCGGGATGCGCCAGCGCGTGACGATCGCGATGGCGCTTGCACTCGATCCGGAGCTCATTATCGCCGACGAACCGACGACCGGCCTCGACGTCATCGTCCAGGACAGGATCGTCGACACGATCCTCGACATCCAGGAGCGCATCGACAGCTCGCTGTTGTTGATCACCCACGACATCGGCGTCATCGCCGAGACCTGCGACGAACTGTCGCTGCTCTACGGCGGCAAGGTGATGGAGCAGGGGAGCGTCGAGAGCGTGCTGATCAACCCGGCGAACCCCTACACGATGGGGCTGAAGAACTCCTTTCCGTCGGTCGACGACACCGACGAGAACCCGGTGTCGATCCCCGGATCGCCGCCGAACCTCACCGAAGACCCCTCGTCGTGCGTCTTCGTCGATCGCTGCCCGTTCGCCACCGAAGAGTGCGAGGCCTCACATCCGGACGTGGTCGACCTCCCGAACCGCAACCAGCGTTCGGCCTGCCATCACGTCCAGCAGGCAGCACGGATGCGCCGCGACGCCATTGATCCGGCGACGTGGGGGATCACCGAGGACGAGGCGACGACAGCCGAGACCGACGAGACGCTACTCGAAGCGAACGGACTGGAAAAGCATTATGATCAAAGCCAGCCGCTCATGGCGCGGCTTCGGGGCGAGGAGCGAGCGCACGTCCGGGCGGTCGATGGCGTCTCGCTCGACGTCCAGCGTTCGGAGATCCTCGGCGTCGCCGGGGAGTCGGGCTGTGGGAAATCCACGCTCGGCGAGACGATCGCACTGCTCGAAGAGCCGACCGACGGCGAGATCTCCTTCGACGGGAAATCGTTCGAGGAGTATCGCGACGGGGAGATGAAGAAGTTCCGGCGGAAGATGCAGTTCGTCTTCCAGGATCCCTACGATGCGTTGAACCCGCGTCAGCGTGTCAGGGAGCTCGTCGGCGAACCGCTGACGATCCACGACTACCGGACCGACGAGCGCGAGCAGGCGATCGTCGAAACGCTCGAACGGGTCGGTCTCACGCCCGCTGCGGAGTTCCTCGATCAGTATCCACACGAGCTCTCGGGCGGCCAGCGCCAGCGCGTCGCCATCGCTCGTGCGCTCGTACTCGATCCGGACTTCCTGATCTGTGACGAACCCGCGTCGATGCTCGACGTCTCCCTGAAGGTCAACCTCCTCAACCTCCTGCGGGAGCTCGCGACCGAGGCGGGCATCGGCATCATCTACATCTCGCACGATCTCGCGAGTCTCACACAGGTCTCCGACCGGCTCGCCATCATGTATCTCGGCCGGATCGTCGAGATGGGCGGAACCGGAGCGGTCGTGTCGGCACCGAAACACCCCTACACGAACGCGTTGCTCTCGGCATCGCCCGAGAAGGATCCCTCGGTCGACCGCAACCGGGTCCTCCTCGACGGCGAACCGCCGGATCCGGTCGATCTTCCCCAGGGCTGTGCGTTCGCCCCACGCTGTCCGAAAGCCAGCGAGGAATGTCGGGAGTCCGAACCGAGCGCGGACGAAACGGCGGATGGTGGACACACGGCGGCCTGCTATTATCCCGAGGACGAGGCACAGTATTCGTCCATCGACGAGGCGTTCGAGTCGGCCACGCGCGGGGAGTCGACGGGCGACTGA
- a CDS encoding ABC transporter substrate-binding protein translates to MVPNDHHEPTDATSTRRISRRRWLAAAAGTAGLSMLAGCSSALGGRDAGNTLDADVPKGTPASVETKYWHDWPTLDDATQAEGPPLDYTARAGAALETLTMEFSSDDDPWSKQHALMMKSSVNALGAPARIVDRPLNQLYAQSWDTPGLEHVFSMSTHGPDPVRGIGPNALLTRRSKDSPFNYDNYWHPRINELLDEQDEITEDEQRRAELVREIQAIFAEDVGAIISLFPDVITAANTRNFNGYVPTPGPGPTRDTFQWTEVNLQPRTGDRSYVKGTTTSMNSLNQPWSAGGAEEYRLKYIYDGLFDASPDLDVIPALATGGGFVDDTTVEVDLRDGVKWHDGKPFTPEDVTFSLDFFEQHSATSVVPFYEPVESTEILSRTDGGRVRFNLTGPDATFMTQGVVQSTVIPKHRWKDVSSPTQYNPDNPVGTGPFKFVDWSQGTRFRVERWDNNWMWNDEFRSKALGDYFEGGPGIESVLWVNVANSTAMIGALQSGEIDAVGGVLSNTQADRASQPAAISKMSAKNFAPLDTKLMFSVPLIRDKEFRVALAKAIDKQGFVDTFLNGRATVQGENPISPLLDTWHNPNAKRYGYDRSAARAILRKAGYTWSDEGTLQFPEGQAWAAFVERIQNGNTHKRRTELGQPDFSNTQGTESQ, encoded by the coding sequence ATGGTACCGAACGACCACCACGAACCGACCGATGCCACCAGCACGCGGCGGATCAGCCGTCGACGATGGCTCGCCGCCGCGGCCGGCACCGCCGGCCTGTCGATGCTCGCGGGCTGTAGCTCGGCTCTCGGCGGGCGCGACGCCGGGAACACCCTCGACGCCGACGTTCCGAAAGGAACGCCCGCGAGCGTCGAGACGAAATACTGGCACGACTGGCCGACACTCGACGACGCGACACAGGCCGAGGGTCCCCCGCTCGACTACACCGCACGTGCGGGAGCAGCGCTCGAAACGCTGACGATGGAGTTTTCGAGCGACGACGACCCGTGGAGCAAACAGCACGCGCTGATGATGAAGAGCAGCGTCAACGCGTTGGGCGCTCCCGCTCGCATCGTCGACCGGCCGCTGAACCAACTGTACGCACAGAGCTGGGACACGCCGGGACTCGAACACGTGTTCTCGATGAGCACCCACGGCCCGGACCCGGTCCGCGGGATCGGACCGAATGCACTGTTGACGCGGCGCTCAAAGGACAGTCCGTTCAACTACGACAACTACTGGCACCCGCGGATCAACGAACTCCTCGACGAACAGGACGAAATCACCGAGGACGAGCAACGACGGGCCGAACTCGTGCGGGAGATCCAGGCGATCTTCGCCGAGGACGTCGGCGCGATCATCAGCCTCTTTCCGGACGTGATCACCGCGGCGAACACGCGTAATTTCAACGGATACGTTCCGACGCCCGGTCCCGGCCCGACCCGGGACACCTTCCAGTGGACGGAGGTCAACCTCCAACCGCGGACGGGTGATCGGAGCTACGTCAAGGGGACGACCACGTCGATGAACTCGCTCAATCAGCCGTGGTCGGCCGGCGGTGCCGAGGAGTACCGCCTCAAATACATCTACGACGGGCTGTTCGACGCCTCGCCGGACCTCGACGTGATCCCCGCGCTCGCGACCGGCGGCGGGTTCGTCGACGACACTACCGTCGAGGTCGATCTCCGTGACGGGGTGAAATGGCATGATGGCAAGCCGTTTACACCCGAGGACGTCACGTTCTCGCTCGATTTCTTCGAACAGCACAGCGCGACCAGCGTCGTCCCGTTCTACGAACCGGTCGAGAGCACCGAGATCCTCTCGCGGACGGACGGCGGACGGGTTCGATTCAATCTCACCGGCCCCGACGCGACGTTCATGACGCAGGGGGTGGTTCAGAGCACCGTCATCCCGAAACATCGCTGGAAGGACGTCAGCTCGCCCACCCAGTACAACCCCGACAACCCCGTCGGCACCGGTCCGTTCAAGTTCGTCGACTGGAGTCAGGGGACCCGGTTCCGGGTCGAACGTTGGGACAACAACTGGATGTGGAACGACGAGTTCCGGTCGAAGGCGCTCGGCGATTACTTCGAGGGCGGCCCCGGTATCGAGAGCGTGCTCTGGGTCAACGTCGCAAACAGCACGGCGATGATCGGCGCGCTCCAGAGCGGCGAGATCGACGCTGTCGGCGGCGTGCTCTCGAACACGCAGGCCGATCGGGCGAGCCAGCCCGCGGCGATCTCGAAGATGTCCGCCAAGAACTTCGCCCCACTCGATACGAAGCTGATGTTTTCGGTGCCGCTCATCCGCGACAAGGAGTTCCGTGTCGCGCTGGCGAAGGCGATCGACAAGCAGGGGTTCGTCGACACGTTCCTCAACGGCCGGGCGACGGTCCAGGGCGAGAACCCGATCTCGCCGCTGCTCGATACGTGGCACAACCCGAACGCAAAGCGTTACGGCTACGACCGCTCGGCGGCGCGAGCCATCCTGCGAAAGGCGGGCTACACGTGGAGCGACGAGGGCACCCTTCAATTCCCCGAGGGACAGGCGTGGGCGGCGTTCGTCGAGCGCATTCAGAACGGGAACACGCACAAACGGCGCACTGAACTCGGGCAACCGGATTTCTCGAACACACAAGGGACGGAGTCACAATGA
- a CDS encoding transposase, translating into MAVTATVTTKFSHPTRKRRREWQQAIHEYRDVKQFLIDGWESNEFGKSITTGSIDSPLYSAIQNQAIREAKADHNRDGALTYTAAQPFATNNQNWEIDRTDNGSVVVGFPCINQWWYTPIEVHDHIREPVEHLVNGEAERSRLQVYRRGDDWFCSFTVEYDAEADGETPIGVDIGERHILAVHEPHSDESMLVSGKEARYVRRTFRSLRDSLAEAGALRARNRVGDKEHRRIRDLNHTLSKRLVEFAAQFDNPLIRLEDLEGIRDRTGWSGVHSWYFDQLRRFITYKAEREGIRVESVDPAYTSQTCSRCGERGDRNGDHFVCPSCGYERHADLNAAANIAVREGEPCTG; encoded by the coding sequence ATGGCCGTGACCGCCACCGTGACGACGAAGTTTTCGCATCCGACGCGAAAGCGCCGCCGCGAGTGGCAACAGGCCATACACGAGTATCGTGATGTGAAGCAGTTTCTCATCGACGGGTGGGAATCCAACGAGTTCGGCAAATCCATCACGACCGGAAGCATCGACTCGCCACTCTACTCCGCCATCCAGAATCAGGCCATCCGTGAGGCGAAAGCCGACCACAACCGCGACGGTGCGCTCACCTACACGGCGGCGCAACCGTTCGCCACGAACAACCAGAACTGGGAGATTGACCGCACCGATAACGGTTCGGTCGTCGTCGGATTCCCCTGCATCAACCAGTGGTGGTACACGCCTATCGAGGTACATGACCACATCCGCGAACCCGTCGAACACCTCGTGAACGGTGAAGCCGAGCGGTCGCGGCTACAAGTGTACCGCCGTGGCGACGACTGGTTCTGTTCGTTCACCGTCGAGTACGACGCCGAAGCGGACGGTGAGACGCCTATCGGCGTGGACATCGGCGAGCGTCACATCCTTGCTGTTCACGAACCGCATTCCGATGAGTCGATGCTGGTTTCAGGTAAAGAAGCACGGTACGTCCGGCGAACGTTTCGTTCCCTACGCGATTCGCTTGCGGAAGCGGGAGCACTTCGTGCTCGCAACCGCGTGGGTGACAAAGAACATCGCCGTATCCGTGACCTGAATCACACCCTCTCGAAACGACTCGTGGAGTTCGCCGCACAGTTCGACAATCCGCTGATTCGCCTCGAAGACCTCGAAGGTATCCGCGACCGGACTGGATGGTCGGGCGTCCATTCGTGGTACTTCGACCAGCTTCGCCGGTTCATCACCTACAAGGCCGAACGCGAGGGTATCCGCGTCGAAAGCGTGGACCCTGCGTACACGAGCCAGACCTGTTCTCGGTGTGGTGAACGCGGCGACCGCAACGGCGACCACTTCGTGTGTCCGTCGTGCGGGTACGAGCGTCACGCGGATTTGAACGCGGCGGCGAACATCGCCGTCAGAGAGGGGGAACCATGCACGGGCTAA
- a CDS encoding SWIM zinc finger family protein → MSTSPSYDEALATQPFKHEIDKRDRRALSERLTVIEHGPDVYQVYSEEGVEYLVDIRKPSCTCPDFIYREADCKHIRRARIEAGSRDLDAIGKEVQSALDALDDHIANLAAQRAELVSLQRDLDQFR, encoded by the coding sequence ATGAGCACGTCCCCGTCCTACGACGAAGCACTCGCAACGCAACCGTTCAAGCACGAGATCGACAAGCGCGATCGACGGGCGCTCTCGGAGCGCCTGACCGTCATCGAGCATGGACCCGACGTCTATCAGGTCTACAGCGAGGAGGGTGTCGAGTATCTCGTCGACATCCGGAAGCCGTCCTGTACCTGTCCCGATTTCATCTATCGGGAAGCCGACTGCAAGCACATCCGTCGCGCCCGCATCGAGGCCGGCAGTCGCGATCTCGACGCGATCGGTAAGGAGGTTCAGAGTGCACTCGACGCGCTCGACGACCACATCGCCAACCTCGCGGCCCAGCGCGCCGAGCTCGTGAGCCTCCAGCGTGATCTCGATCAGTTCCGATAG